One part of the Drosophila teissieri strain GT53w chromosome 3R, Prin_Dtei_1.1, whole genome shotgun sequence genome encodes these proteins:
- the LOC122619052 gene encoding myosin regulatory light chain 2, giving the protein MADEKKKVKKKKTKEEGGTSETASEAASEAATPAPAATPAPAASATGSKRASGGSRGSRKSKRAGSSVFSVFSQKQIAEFKEAFQLMDADKDGIIGKNDLRAAFDSVGKIANDKELDAMLGEASGPINFTQLLTLFANRMATSGANDEDEVVIAAFKTFDNDGLIDGDKFREMLMNFGDKFTMKEVDDAYDQMVVDDKNQIDTAALIEMLTGKGEEEEEEAA; this is encoded by the exons ATG GCCGATGAGAAGAAGAAGgttaagaagaagaagaccaAGGAAGAGGGTGGTACTTCCGAAACCGCTTCTGAGGCCGCATCCGAGGCAGCAACCCCAGCACCAGCTGCCACTCCTGCCCCGGCCGCATCCGCCACTGGTTCGAAGAGAGCGTCGGGCGGATCCCGTGGCTCCAGGAAGTCGAAGCGCGCTGGCTCCTCGGTCTTCTCTGTGTTCTCCCAGAAGCAGATCGCCGAGTTCAAGGAG GCCTTCCAACTCATGGATGCCGACAAGGACGGTATTATTGGCAAGAACGATCTGCGCGCTGCCTTCGACTCCGTCGGCAAGATCGCCAACGACAAGGAGTTGGACGCCATGCTGGGCGAGGCCTCGGGTCCGATCAACTTCACCCAGTTGCTGACCCTGTTCGCCAACCGCATGGCCACCTCCGGTGCCAACGATGAAGACGAAGTTGTTATTGCTGCCTTCAAAACATTCGATAACGATGGTCTCATCGACGGTGACAAATTCCGCGAAATGCTCATGAACTTCGGTGACAAGTTCACCATGAAGGAGGTTGATGATGCCTACGATCAGATGGTGGTCGACGACAAGAACCAGATCGATACCGCCGCCCTGATCGAGATGCTCACCGGCAAGGgtgaagaggaggaggaggaggccgcCTAA
- the LOC122620775 gene encoding uncharacterized protein LOC122620775 — MADAIGCGCETVNWTTSVLDYLASMRICEIRHCFELLGVAHMEVLAGVLVFVLMQFTKFTLVLMLAILLAYGIFYLWDTFFPEISQLGRRGMKMFRNVRTSANLPPFASDVEETPGEYQIRPRGQEYTTGMITPPNTINMPMLLPMVQTKNLRTTSLQTDRRRQEEESRRGSRGRGHSSYQESQDTDRKHRKERPFWRSVNSEVEREQPSTSKKAHHGASGGGESKRMSNAMRIPTVTSGVVDTRRVANMTSDQLKRLPNITSGESRRTTKLAGGANDSRKLHHITSGENADSRRIPKITSNTTESRWLPRGEVVKEARRIQQITSSTNESRRLPTVTSGEVKESRRSSHPHAAGESRRTSNNQRDGAGGGGESRSRRSAEKSNPAQGRRPEEQSKQRRSNNGHSGVTKRQFPDDHFERLKLENREFQARRLQASGAAFRQSLSNPTSEGALLTKQENFIDNHRLYDRRDTQRSNRSSNPNKDANHRHRTHHRLPNPIL, encoded by the exons ATGGCGGACGCTATCGGGTGCGGCTGCGAGACAGTGAACTGGACTACCAGTGTGCTGGACTACCTGGCCTCGATGCGCATCTGCGAGATCCGGCACTGCTTCGAGCTGCTCGGCGTGGCGCACATGGAGGTGCTCGCAGGTGTGCTCGTCTTCGTCCTGATGCAGTTCACCAAGTTCACGCTCGTCCTGATGCTGGCCATTCTCCTGGCGTACGGTATATTCTACCTG TGGGACACCTTCTTTCCGGAAATCAGCCAGCTCGGTCGCAGGGGAATGAAAATGTTCCGCAACGTGCGCACCTCGGCGAACTTGCCGCCATTCGCTTCAGACGTTGAGGAGACGCCTG GAGAGTACCAGATCCGGCCGAGAGGTCAGGAGTACACCACTGGCATGATCACTCCGCCCAACACCATCAACATGCCGATGCTACTGCCGATGGTGCAAACGAAGAACCTCAGGACCACAAGTCTGCAAACGGATCGCCGCCGACAGGAGGAGGAGAGCAGGAGGGGATCGCGCGGAAGGGGCCACTCGTCCTATCAGGAATCCCAGGATACGGACAGAAAGCACCGCAAAGAGAGACCCTTCTGGCGATCTGTTAACTCCGAAGTGGAAAGGGAGCAACCATCCACATCCAAGAAAGCTCATCATGGCGCCAGTGGCGGTGGTGAGTCCAAGCGGATGTCCAATGCCATGAGGATCCCGACGGTTACCAGCGGAGTGGTGGACACCAGAAGAGTTGCCAACATGACCAGTGACCAACTCAAGCGACTGCCCAACATCACGAGCGGAGAGTCGCGGAGGACCACCAAGCTGGCTGGTGGTGCCAACGATTCCAGGAAGTTGCACCACATAACCAGCGGAGAGAACGCGGACTCCCGAAGGATACCGAAAATAACCAGTAACACCACTGAATCCAGATGGTTACCCAGAGGGGAAGTAGTGAAAGAAGCTCGGAGGATTCAGCAAATAACCAGCAGCACCAACGAATCCCGTAGATTACCAACTGTAACCAGTGGCGAGGTGAAGGAGTCCAGGAGGAGTTCGCATCCCCACGCAGCTGGCGAGTCGCGTCGCACTTCGAACAATCAGAGAGATGGTGCCGGAGGTGGTGGGGAGTCCAGATCCCGTCGGTCTGCGGAGAAATCCAATCCCGCCCAAGGTCGCCGACCAGAGGAGCAATCGAAGCAGCGGCGCAGCAACAATGGACACTCCGGCGTGACCAAGCGCCAGTTTCCGGATGATCATTTCGAGCGCCTGAAGCTGGAGAACCGGGAGTTCCAGGCCCGCCGCCTGCAGGCGAGTGGCGCTGCATTCCGGCAAAGTCTGAGTAATCCCACCTCCGAGGGAGCGCTGCTCACCAAGCAGGAGAACTTCATTGACAACCACCGGCTATACGACAGGCGGGACACCCAAAGGAGCAACAGGTCAA GTAATCCCAACAAAGATGCCAATCATCGGCACCGAACCCATCATCGCCTGCCTAATCCGATACTTTAA
- the LOC122620783 gene encoding uncharacterized protein LOC122620783: MAPGGQLLWLASVCWIASLMSGADAQHLIAYISQRGLHGEITFRQMNATTVEIKANLEATLQYPDQVWSWAVRRFPVDYSNTDPDERCELSRLGTQVLSFDEDLEYLVLPGNETSTWERNMQLIGDRGIWGKSLLLTEVNANARICATITTIQSSVEHMAEARFNTPVAGSVHFRWLAPAEGAVGDTLIYSDLYHIRAQPAALEEDRSQAGPFTQHHWKIYVTDIFKHDHHRTEDNCNFLQQVFDPQGSGAGKGIGDLDARLGRIGVAKNALRSPQRSVFRDAQLALLPSDLTIPHRTLYLVLFDNQHPDSYLACTKIRHVQPLTHKTFINSGGVKGEVTFMQRSKFDPTFLNFTLEAPLSQHVSRKFAEDVAAFRIHSLPPVPSRMGHEDYCLTTGDMHNPRELSENIPPPGYGTQEQYPVGDLSGKLQGRNKGYWHQYVLPGTSSELNGLYWDVFLPLQGRQSIAQRSLVIYTFNRSNVTDITKMIWGCSSLSQYQRNGIYQQNMVTAQVLFRYPVVGRVIFRQPAEQPWQDTTVLFEYLIQADGSTQNTTHDHRWAIHSNAPGKDFYDWQQRCISAGPVYNPFRVDWGNRSVDDFCQPSIPAMCRVGAMDARSGTLTIAGGRRVAQKISRKMFVDGNLPLSGRHSILGKSLVIYEDSGPKARGERLACSAVIGHFRRKVVAKEWYANGDSLTVSGRVEITQQSEYDVSNVEVQLKGLQDNTGYHIHRTPVEANLAFPCEASTLYGHWNPFDVSPKSSPPPKRGTTDQYEMGDLSGKFGGLEGVTQFEDSYNDTNLPLFGYNSIIGRSVVIQKKQKNARWACSTLERGYSPSEARELRAIASFHHPTGYAYGYIKMTQLIHNDGSQSETVIEVKLRHPGKNDRNSTRNHNWQIFVNPVGVDAAVKPTITRCVAGGYVWNPYYTQLADPLNLDLYEQECSPDNPLRCYVGDVGARLGTIDLGGERVVLTDSNFPLEAPVGAIGRSIVIFGPDHSHERFACANIEPDHNVIKYINLQKPPRFVVAQFLDELRSVMGIPEWMLDVDARKTKELHGGACIQMIIHFKGPLAHRLELDMSRLIAAGRLDAPSLFIPGYVNQKRKATISYRTCGVRDTNEKRTKNFKGGFYSSSSAPSEPKPLVLAFVVIGLAFRFL, translated from the exons atgGCTCCAGGTGGTCAGCTTTTGTGGCTGGCTTCCGTCTGCTGGATTGCATCACTAATGAGTGGCG CTGATGCACAGCATCTGATCGCCTACATCTCGCAAAGAGGTCTGCACGGAGAGATCACTTTTCGGCAAATGAATGCCACCACGGTGGAGATCAAGGCCAATCTGGAGGCCACTCTGCAGTACCCCGACCAAGTTTGGAGTTGGGCAGTACGTCGCTTTCCCGTGGACTACTCCAACACTGATCCCGACGAGCGCTGCGAACTGAGTCGCCTGGGAACGCAGGTACTGTCCTTTGATGAGGACTTGGAGTACCTGGTGCTGCCCGGCAATGAGACTTCCACCTGGGAGCGGAACATGCAGTTGATTGGGGATCGCGGTATCTGGGGCAAGTCCCTGCTGCTCACAGAGGTGAACGCCAATGCACGCATCTGtgccaccatcaccaccatccAGAGTTCAGTGGAGCACATGGCAGAGGCTCGTTTCAATACTCCAGTGGCCGGATCCGTCCACTTCCGCTGGCTGGCGCCGGCGGAGGGAGCTGTTGGGGATACGCTAATCTACTCGGATCTTTACCACATCAGGGCGCAACCAGCTGCGCTGGAGGAGGACAGAAGTCAGGCTGGACCGTTCACCCAGCACCACTGGAAGATCTATGTGACGGACATCTTCAAGCACGACCACCATCGCACGGAGGACAACTGCAACTTCCTGCAGCAGGTTTTCGATCCCCAGGGAAGTGGAGCTGGCAAGGGCATTGGCGATCTGGACGCACGTCTCGGCAGGATTGGAGTGGCCAAGAATGCCCTTCGTTCGCCACAACGCAGCGTTTTTAGGGATGCCCAGTTGGCTCTGCTGCCCTCGGATCTTACCATTCCGCATAGAACCCTCTACCTGGTACTCTTTGACAACCAACATCCAGACTCGTACCTCGCGTGCACCAAGATTCGCCATGTCCAACCTTTGACCCATAA AACTTTCATCAACTCGGGTGGAGTCAAGGGAGAGGTTACCTTCATGCAGCGCTCCAAGTTCGACCCCACTTTCCTCAACTTCACCTTGGAAGCACCGCTTTCGCAGCATGTGAGTCGCAAGTTCGCCGAAGATGTGGCCGCCTTTCGGATTCACAGTCTGCCGCCGGTGCCGTCGAGAATGGGTCACGAGGACTACTGCCTGACCACCGGGGACATGCATAATCCCCGGGAGCTAAGCGAGAATATACCACCACCCGGCTATGGAACCCAGGAGCAGTATCCCGTGGGCGATCTCTCCGGGAAGCTGCAGGGTCGCAATAAGGGCTATTGGCATCAGTATGTCTTGCCCGGGACGAGTTCCGAGTTGAATGGCCTCTACTGGGACGTATTCCTGCCCCTTCAGGGACGCCAAAGCATTGCCCAAAGGAGCCTGGTCATCTACACCTTCAATCGATCGAACGTCACTGACATTACAAAGATGATCTGGGGCTGTTCGAGCCTAAGTCAATACCAACGAAATGGGATCTACCAGCAGAACATGGTTACGGCTCAG GTCCTTTTCCGCTATCCCGTGGTGGGTCGAGTCATATTCCGGCAGCCGGCGGAGCAGCCTTGGCAGGATACCACCGTGCTATTCGAGTACCTCATCCAGGCGGATGGCTCCACGCAGAACACCACCCACGATCATCGTTGGGCGATCCATAGCAATGCACCCGGAAAGGACTTCTACGACTGGCAACAGAGATGCATTTCCGCAGGACCTGTGTATAATCCCTTCCGCGTGGATTGGGGCAATCGCAGTGTGGACGACTTCTGCCAACCCAGCATACCCGCCATGTGCCGAGTGGGTGCCATGGATGCCAGATCGGGCACCCTGACCATCGCTGGAGGCAGAAGAGTGGCCCAGAAAATAAGTAGGAAAATGTTTGTGGATGGCAATCTGCCACTCTCCGGCAGACACAGTATCCTGGGTAAGTCCCTGGTTATCTATGAGGATAGTGGACCCAAAGCCAGAGGCGAGCGATTGGCTTGTTCCGCCGTGATTGGTCATTTCCGGCGGAAGGTGGTGGCCAAGGAGTGGTACGCAAACGGAGACTCGTTGACAGTCAGCGGCCGGGTGGAGATCACCCAGCAATCGGAGTATGATGTCAGCAATGTGGAGGTGCAACTCAAGGGACTGCAGGATAACACAGGATACCACATCCATAGG ACACCCGTGGAAGCGAACTTGGCCTTTCCCTGCGAGGCGTCCACTCTATATGGTCACTGGAATCCCTTCGACGTCAGTCCAAAGTCATCACCTCCTCCCAAGAGGGGAACCACCGATCAGTATGAGATGGGAGATCTGAGTGGAAAGTTCGGAGGTCTTGAGGGGGTAACCCAGTTCGAGGATTCCTACAACGACACGAATCTTCCACTTTTTGGATACAACAGCATCATTGGAAGATCTGTGGTTATtcagaagaagcagaagaatgCCCGATGGGCCTGCAG TACTCTGGAGCGTGGCTACAGTCCCAGTGAGGCCAGGGAACTGAGGGCCATTGCCTCGTTCCATCATCCCACTGGTTACGCCTACGGTTACATCAAGATGACGCAGCTCATCCACAACGATGGCAGCCAGTCGGAGACGGTGATCGAGGTTAAGTTACGGCATCCGGGCAAAAACGATCGCAACTCTACGCGAAACCACAACTGGCAGATCTTCGTCAATCCCGTGGGCGTGGATGCAGCCGTCAAGCCCACAATTACGCGCTGTGTGGCCGGTGGATATGTTTGGAATCCATACTACACCCAGCTGGCGGATCCCCTGAAT CTGGATCTCTATGAGCAGGAGTGCAGTCCGGATAATCCTTTGCGCTGCTACGTAGGCGATGTGGGCGCCCGTCTGGGAACAATAG ATCTTGGAGGTGAGCGCGTTGTGCTGACCGACTCCAACTTTCCCCTGGAAGCTCCCGTAGGAGCCATTGGGCGTTCCATTGTAATTTTTGGACCTGACCACTCCCACGAGCGGTTTGCTTGTGCGAACATAGAACCCGATCATAACGTCATTAAGTACATAAACCTACAGAAGCCACCCCGCTTCGTAGT TGCCCAGTTTCTGGATGAGCTGCGATCGGTGATGGGCATTCCGGAATGGatgctggatgtggatgcgcgTAAGACCAAGGAACTGCATGGTGGAGCCTGCATCCAGATGATCATCCACTTCAAGGGGCCACTGGCCCACAGATTGGAGCTGGATATGTCTCGATTGATAGCCGCCGGAAGATTGGATGCCCCTAGTCTGTTCATTCCCGGCTACGTGAACCAAAAGCGAAAGGCGACCATTTCCTATCGTACCTGTGGTGTCAGGGATACCAACGAAAAAC GCACCAAGAACTTCAAGGGTGGCTTTTACTCCTCCAGCTCAGCTCCAAGCGAACCAAAGCCCTTAGTATTAGCCTTCGTAGTCATCGGCTTAGCCTTTAGGTTCCTCTAA
- the LOC122620885 gene encoding pyridoxal phosphate homeostasis protein yields MLRRTMAEFDVKAGLQHVLKRIDEVLLQRPKEVAAARPLLVAVSKTKPAEAVIEAYEAGQRDFGENYVQELEEKSRHPDILAKCPDIRWHFIGHMQSNKINKVLAVPNLRMIQTVDSEKLATKLDAAWSKQQPTPEEPLQVLIQINTSGEDVKSGIEAKDAPALYQFIRSNLKHLNLLGIMTIGAYGFDYSNGPNPDFVSLMQVHRSICEAHSLAPDSVLVSMGMSNDFDKAIEMGSTVVRVGSSIFGHRAAKA; encoded by the exons ATGCTAAGACGCACAATGGCGGAGTTCGACGTGAAAGCCGGCCTGCAGCACGTGTTGAAGCGCATTGACGAGGTGCTCCTCCAGCGGCCCAAA GAAGTTGCAGCTGCCAGGCCCCTGCTCGTTGCAGTGAGCAAAACAAAGCCGGCGGAGGCCGTAATCGAGGCCTACGAGGCCGGACAAAGGGACTTCGGCGAGAACTATgtgcaggagctggaggagaagaGCCGCCACCCGGACATACTGGCCAAGTGCCCCGACATCAGGTGGCACTTCATAGGCCACATGCAGAGCAACAAGATCAACAAG GTCCTCGCTGTGCCCAATCTGCGTATGATCCAGACCGTGGATAGCGAGAAGCTGGCCACCAAACTGGACGCAGCCTGGTCCAAGCAACAGCCTACCCCTGAGGAGCCACTGCAGGTGCTCATCCAGATCAACACCAGTGGTGAAGATG TTAAGAGCGGAATAGAGGCGAAAGATGCCCCCGCACTCTACCAGTTCATCAGGAGCAACCTCAAGCACCTGAACCTGCTGGGCATAATGACCATTGGAGCGTATGGCTTTGACTATAGCAATGGGCCCAATCCGGATTTCGTGTCCCTGATGCAGGTGCACCGCTCCATATGTGAGGCGCATTCGTTGGCCCCGGACTCGGTGCTCGTCTCCATGGGAATGTCCAACGACTTCGACAAGGCG ATCGAAATGGGCAGCACAGTGGTGCGCGTTGGCTCTTCTATTTTCGGCCATCGGGCGGCCAAGGCGTGA
- the LOC122620386 gene encoding trafficking protein particle complex subunit 1, with the protein MTIFNLYIFDKFGTLLHYAEWNRTKKSGITREEEAKLTYGMLFSIKSFVSKISPHDPKEGFLYYKTNRYALHYLETPSGLKFVLNTDTTAINVKELLQQLYAKVWVEFVVRDPLWTPGTVVTSELFQSKLDEFVRQSPIFGIRNI; encoded by the exons ATGACCATCTTCAATCTGTACATATTCGACAAGTTCGGCACACTGCTGCACTACGCCGAATGGAATCGCACCAAGAAATCGGGCATCACCCGCGAGGAA GAAGCCAAACTCACCTACGGAATGCTCTTCTCCATCAAGTCCTTCGTCAGCAAGATATCGCCCCACGATCCCAAGGAGGGCTTCCTCTACTACAAGACTAATCGCTACGCCCTGCATTACCTGGAAACTCCCTCTGGATTGAA GTTCGTTCTCAACACGGACACGACGGCCATCAACGtgaaggagctgctgcagcagctgtaCGCCAAGGTGTGGGTGGAGTTCGTGGTGCGGGATCCGCTGTGGACGCCCGGCACGGTGGTCACCTCGGAGCTGTTCCAGTCCAAGCTGGACGAGTTCGTCCGACAGTCGCCCATCTTCGGCATTCGCAATATCTAA